The genomic segment ACAtggacccctcccccacccactgtGCATTTCCATCAGGTCTCGGCTCCCAGCTTGAGATCCCCGTCAGGGTCTTGTGCTCAGGAAGACCCCTGCCCTTCCTCCTGACAAGGGCATCCTGCTTTTCTCCATGTGCCTCCAAGACGGTCCTCCCCTTGGCCTGGCTGCCACCCTGTATGCCCAGCTGGACAAGAGGCTTTATCCCCTCAACTACTAGGAAAACCAAGGCAGACAGGTACCCAAGCAGAGTGGTCATGGCGCCCCGGGGTGGTGTGTTAAGAAGGACTCAGAGCAAGTCTCTGAGCATCAGGGGAAGGCATGGGGTTGACCTGCATTGTCTGCCGGGGCCAGGGAGTGGGGATGGAGGTGCTGCCTCCTGCCACCCCCATCCCCGCAGGCGATCCCAAGTCAGGACCACAGGAGCTGCACGCTCACCTGGCCTAGGACAGGAAGGTGCGCACGCAGCTGCGGATGGGGGCCCTGCAGATGGGGCACTGCTGCAGGCTGGGTGCGCACTCAGCACAGGCCAGGTGACCGCAGGGCACAAAGACGACGCCCACGGTATGGTCCAGGCACACCCTGCATGTCCGCTCCTCCCGAAGGCGCCGCAGCTGCTCCTCTGCATCCTGCGCTCCTCCTGGTTCTCCCCCGGGGGGACCTGTGATACCGTGCCCACACCTTGACTTCTGCCCTCTGTACTGGCTGAGGGGCAAGGCAGGCCAAACGGGGAGTGCCCACCCCCACCGTGGAATGCAGGAGGGCCAGCCCCGCCCGACCCCAGATGGCTCTCACCCTCACCTGACTCCAGGGCACTCTCCACCTGAGCCTCTATTCTGGGTGTGAGCAGCTCAGGCCCTGGAGGTACAGGAGCTGTGGGCAGTTAGAACAGACGTGAGGTTCCCAGGGGACCTGAGGCCTGGCCCCCAGCCAACAGGCCACAGGCAGGGTCTAGCCGCAGCTCCCCTGCCCGCAGCGCACCAGTGTCCCAGAGTTCACTTTCCACCAGGACTCTGCCCATCCAGCCCCTTGTTCAGTGGTGATGGACGCTGTGTGCCCGGCACCCCGGGGGCAGCAGGGGCATCTCTGCCCAGAGGGAATAAGGAAGGAGAGGTGAGCCCAGAGACAGGAACATACCTCTGGCCCCCACCACCCGGCCCCCATCCTCTTCCTGGAGCAGGTCGGCTACCAGCTGCGACGTGGACACGCCGGTAGGCATCACCCGGTGGTACTTGCGCTGCAGCAGCCCTTGCACTTGGCCTGGCCTGAAGCCCATGCGAAGCACGGCCTGTACTGCTGGGCATTGGCTCCACGCTGGCCACTCCTGGCCACCCCCCACAGCTGCAAGGCAGAACGAGGGGTGCTGGGCCAAGCGCAGGCAGGGGCTGTGGCCTCGGGGTCCCAGCAGAGGCAGCGACCGGCCACTGTGGCCTGTCACCAGGGCCACGTCATCATTACAAGGGGCCCTGGCGCCATCACGGCCCCTGCCTCTGCGTCCAGAGCTGTGTTCCCAGGGCCTTTGTCAGAGGTGCCACGTTACAGGGAAGATGTAAACCTGATCACCAAAGCTGACTAAGAGCCGGGTACTGCTCCCAGGGTGGCACACAGACTGTTGTTTGATCCCAAGTGAGGTTGGCACCAGGCCCACTTCATGGCTCAGGGCACTGAGGCTCAGGTAGCACAGTACGGACCCAAGCCTGGAGCCCCTCAGACCCTGGGCACCGACAGAGGGCAGAGGGCCGGCCTCTCCGTGTGATGGAGGCAGCGATCGGTCAGCTCTCAGGCACAGTTGGCTGATGGCAGCCTTTCCCGCTATGCCCCTCTGCCAGTCTCAGGACTGGCCATGCCCATGGCAGCCAGTTCAGGGGTAGCAGGGGACAGTTTTGGTCTCCCTGGAGCCCTGGACACACACGCAGTGCCTGTGTGAAGCCCCTGGTGAAGCAAGCCCAAGCAGCACACCCTCAGGTCCGGCCAAGCGGCCTTCACTTGCCCTGCTGTCCTGCAGGGGGTACACCCAGTGAGCCGGCCATGGTGTGGGCCAGAGATGCCCAAGGGAGCTAGCACAGGCTGCGCATCCCGGCTCACCTGAGGGAGTGGCAGGTCCCGCATCTTCTGGTTCCTCCGACCGGTCCTGGAAGGAGTCAGAGAACCCCTGTGCcctgagcaggaggaggagcaggggtcGGGCGGgcccctcaccaccaccccctgAAGCCCTAAGGGCAGGAAGGACTCACCCAGGAGCCCGGTGAGCAGCAACAGGACTCCTGGACCCTGCAGACAAAGTCTCTTCCTTTTGTCCGGAGAAGGAATTCACACCTGAGGAAAGCGGGTTCAGaggccccatggacagtaggcTTGGGCTGTCCGAGGACCCTGCACTGTCCAGGTCGAGCCCAGGGACccctgcttcccccacccccgccccggtgGTGGACTTGCTGGGAAGCTGTTTTGAAGACAGTCTTGAATGTCAAGGGAGAAATAGAAGTGCTGTCCCCGGATAGTCCCCCCACCTCAGTCCCTGAGACACCCTGGgactggggaggggaggtggtACCTGGGGAACCATCTGGCGTGCTCTGTCCAGGGGTCGTCACCTCGCTCCCAGCTCTGCAGACCGCCGTAGCAGAAGAAGCACCTCACCTTGTCCTGCTGGCCTGAGGTGGGGCAGAGACCCTGGTCTTGACCACACTAGGTCCCTTGTATGGCCAGGGGTTTCTCCCCCCCGGGGCTGGGGTCAGGGCTCCCAAGTGGCCTTTCCTTCTAGGGCAGGGCTCTCTGGGGTTATTTGTGAGCCTTGGGGGCTTCCACTGGCCTTGGCCATCACTTTGCCTGGTATTCTCCTTGGAATTCACATGCACCCCGTTTCTCAAaggtgggatggggggggggtACCATGCTTGGGGCCCTTGCCAGGATCCAGTTGCGTGTTGGGGAAGGGGATGTGGGGGGAAGATGTGGGGAGCTCTGGTGCCCCCCTACCCTGCACCTCTGCCCCACCTTAGGATGCCCCCTCTTAGGATGGATTCCCAGTGATGTAAAGAAGGGGGATTGTGTGCACCCAGGCTTTGTTTTAAGGGCTCAAAACTCCCTAAACGGGAACAGGGACCTCATCTCTCTACCCCCGGGGCCGTCACCCCTGCCTCACCCCCTACAATCAACAAATTTGGAGCAGAGACCACAGATCGGGGGCTGCTACAGGCAACCCACACCACCAGCCCTCTGAGAGCTCTCCCTGGACCTCAGGGCTGGTGGATACCCCCACACCTGCCGTTCCTCCTCCTGGCACCTCTGACACCAACACAGTCCCCCCCAGCACAGGTCTAACTGCTTCGTGCTATTCTGGGGTCTCCCCAGGTCTGAAGCACAAGAGAAACTGCAGGGCAGGGAGCAGGCATAGAAGGGCCGTGGGGACCCCCGGGACCCACCAGTGTGGAAGAAGCCGGCAGCGGCCAGCAGCTCTGGCGGCACCACGGCGCTCAGCGGCCAGTCGTAGAAGGAGGCCAGC from the Dama dama isolate Ldn47 chromosome 23, ASM3311817v1, whole genome shotgun sequence genome contains:
- the BIRC7 gene encoding baculoviral IAP repeat-containing protein 7 translates to MGPEDRTKCWCYGPEPSHWAAGGRPTRGQHGPHSLCNPPRGQGTDSALSWGGRDHTDGQILGQLRPLAEEEEEDGAALAPRPAFPGMGSEELRLASFYDWPLSAVVPPELLAAAGFFHTGQQDKVRCFFCYGGLQSWERGDDPWTEHARWFPRCEFLLRTKGRDFVCRVQESCCCSPGSWDRSEEPEDAGPATPSAPVPPGPELLTPRIEAQVESALESGAQDAEEQLRRLREERTCRVCLDHTVGVVFVPCGHLACAECAPSLQQCPICRAPIRSCVRTFLS